GCGGGTTGCCGAGCAGGACGTCTATGGTGCCGCGCTCCTCCGCGCCGGCTATGGCGTTCGCGGAGGCGAGTATGGGGAAGAAAGCGAGTGCGAGAGGAGCCAGGATGAAGACCTGCGAGTGCATGTAGTTCCTGACGTCGGCGAGGTCCGTGATCCCGAACGCCTCCAAAAGCCCCTCCGGATACGCCTCCATCAGCTGGTTCAGCTGCTCGGCGCTGCCCTCGAAGGTGACGAACGAGGCGACGACGACGGCGCTGTAGAGCCCGAGCGCCGCGCCCCAGACGAGCACGCCCCTCGACTGCAGCCTCAAGGTGTGCAGCACCAGGGCAAGGAGCGTCCCCCGCCCCGCCGCGCGCTTCGCGCTCATCGTCCGCCTCCGTTCTGGCCGTAGTAGGTGAGGAAGACCTCCTCCAGGCTCGGGCGCTCGTACTCCATGCTCACCAGGCGGTGCTTCGCGGCGAGCTTGATCATCGCGTCCGGGCTCTCGTGCAGCGTGAAGGTCAGCCGCGCCCCATCGGCCTTGAGATCCTCGACCCCGGGCAGGGCCTCGAAGGGCCTCGGGTCCACGGGCCCGTCGAAGACGAGCCTGACGTGGCGGAAGGCCTTGTCCACGAGCGCGTCGGTCGGCTCCACCTCCACGAGCTCGCCGTCGCGGATGATCCCGACCCGGTCGCAGACGCGCTCGACCTCGCTGAGGACGTGCGAGGAGAAGAAAACGGTGCGCCCCTCGTCCCGCGTCTCCTCCACGATGTCCAGGAACTCCTCCTGCACGAGCGGGTCGAGGCCACCGGTCGGCTCGTCCAGAACCAGAAGCGGCGGCCGGTGGAACATGGCCTGGATTAGCCCGATCTTCTGCTTGTTGCCCCTGGACAGGCGCCGCATCGGGCGCTCCAGCTCGGCATCGAGCCTCTCGGCCAGCTCGTGGGCGTAGCCGAGGTCCTTCACGCCCCTGAGCCGCGCGAAGAACCTGATCAGATCTTCCCCGGTCATCCTGTCCTCGAGGGCGAACTCGCCGGGCAGGTTGCCGACCCGGGCCCGCACCTCCACGCTCTCCCTCCAAACGTCGAACCCGAAGACCCGGGCCCTCCCGCCGCTCGGTCGCAGAAACCCCATCAGCAACCGGATCGTGGTGGTCTTCCCGGCCCCGTTGGGCCCGAGAAAGCCGAAGACCTCGCCCTCCTCGACAGCGAGGTCCACGTCTTTTATGCCCCGGCTCTTCCTGCGGCCGTAGGTCTTGGTCAGCGCCCGCGTCTCTATCACCGCGCCCACGCTACCTCCTCCCGGACTCCTTTTCCCACCGCTCGAAGAACGCCGGGAGCTCCCTCTCGCAGTAGGCGTAGAAGTCGCGCATCTCTTCGAGACCCAGCCTCACCTCGGGCCTGTCCCTGCCCTCCGCCTCCAAGATGCCGAGGCCCCGCTCGGCCATCTCTCGGAAGGCAACTATGCCCTCCATCTCGCGCCGCATCAGCTCGTGCCAGGCGCCCGGCCTGTTGCGGAAGTAGTCCCGGCGCTCCCCGGGCCTGCCCACGCGCTCGACGAGCCCCATCCGCACCAGCATCCTTGTCGCCGTGCTGATCGAACCCCGACTCGCCCGCAACACCCCGGCCAGCTCCTCCGCCGACATCTCCGGCGGGTCGGCGATCATCAACGCCCCAAGCACCCGCCCCACCATCCGCGCCAGCCCGAACCCCTCGAACAGCAGCCCGAAGTCCTCCGCGTACCGCTGCCGCTCCTCTTCCATGCCGCCACCAGCCCGCCGCTCTTCCATGGCCGCACATTATCGGTTTCATTTCTTTCAGTCAATACTGAAAATGCCGAAAATCGTCCTGCGCGGTGGGCAGTGGACGGGCTTGCGGGGACGGGTTGCGCCGGGCGGTTCGGCGCAACAGACGGAGGAGCGGACCCTGGTCACGCTCTGGAGCGTCCGGGGCGCCCCCTACGTCGTCCCGGCAAGCGACTATTGCGGTCTTCGGCGTCGGGGCGCTTCCCTTCGACGCAGCCTCGTTCAGGCGGTTGCTCGGCGGCTGGGCGAGCGCGGCTCGATCCCCTCGACGTTCTCGACCGGATGGTAGAGGTCGCCGGCAGGCTCCTCGACGGCAGAAAGCTCGACGTAGCTGCGGGACCTGATCTACGCCAGCATCCCCTCCCTCGCTGGCGTGCAGCGTCCATCGGGCGCCCACGCCGACATGCCGGAGCCCCTGTTCCGCGCGGTGGGCACCGCGGGCGTGGCGTGCA
The Rubrobacter xylanophilus genome window above contains:
- a CDS encoding GbsR/MarR family transcriptional regulator, which produces MEERRAGGGMEEERQRYAEDFGLLFEGFGLARMVGRVLGALMIADPPEMSAEELAGVLRASRGSISTATRMLVRMGLVERVGRPGERRDYFRNRPGAWHELMRREMEGIVAFREMAERGLGILEAEGRDRPEVRLGLEEMRDFYAYCERELPAFFERWEKESGRR
- a CDS encoding ABC transporter ATP-binding protein; the protein is MGAVIETRALTKTYGRRKSRGIKDVDLAVEEGEVFGFLGPNGAGKTTTIRLLMGFLRPSGGRARVFGFDVWRESVEVRARVGNLPGEFALEDRMTGEDLIRFFARLRGVKDLGYAHELAERLDAELERPMRRLSRGNKQKIGLIQAMFHRPPLLVLDEPTGGLDPLVQEEFLDIVEETRDEGRTVFFSSHVLSEVERVCDRVGIIRDGELVEVEPTDALVDKAFRHVRLVFDGPVDPRPFEALPGVEDLKADGARLTFTLHESPDAMIKLAAKHRLVSMEYERPSLEEVFLTYYGQNGGGR